In a single window of the Esox lucius isolate fEsoLuc1 chromosome 22, fEsoLuc1.pri, whole genome shotgun sequence genome:
- the anos1a gene encoding anosmin-1a isoform X2 produces the protein MLLSRTRGVWKSFCLFSVFWSVFLSANGKTKKTDETASMNALHRGRCAARCLSLQSVETLSKHSQNNGSLGWCQSHKQCAKCLEPCKAPWDMKRHRCRELCERSFPRKHWECLTSCDFLCSLEATKQGDCPAPERASGFAAACVEGCEEDAECPAQKKCCPNGCGHTCQLPKNQYKGAPMKPRKEMGFEELSSGKMAVHWSSRFNVSAEPVVYVLQRRWNYGIQPSEDAATQWDVVAQTTEVRAQLADVRAGRWYQFRVAAVNVHGTRGFTTPSRHIHTRRDPSCPPAPSDLRVSNMTFDPAGGAVSVRLGWSIPSDLDVPVHHYKVSWFRVTGSSGATVRPKTKSRKMVNGGQSYVDLDGLRANQSYTLEIQAVSYWGQAPLKSPKAALMFSTQPREDRVTGTHPVPSPEGPIPDLLDVGTPFYQDRQLQVRVYWQRSTDPAVIRYRVQWVPEYCGHNQTKGVDKIITQEGFASLPGLLFSCKYRVNLQPLGTRGRFPAETTFFFTPSCATIRAKSPKHITCPGQEGTPPPPPKVLARVENLSASFAVHKGNVTAVFTWDVSTPRPAQQLQGFQVTWAEVTSAGRHSKLPNSLISQSQILPPERNVLVVSGLGPATLYRLDVQGIGPGGEGPAVTKTFTTPNASPVHLRRPRLRKHHSHQPIIERHGESS, from the exons ATGTTGTTATCCAGAACTCGTGGTGTATGGAagagtttttgtttgtttagtgtTTTCTGGAGTGTGTTCTTGAGTGCCAATGGGAAGACGAAAAAGACAGATGAGACCGCGTCGATGAACGCTCTCCACCGAGGAAGATGCGCGGCTAGGTGCCTCAGCCTGCAAAGCGTAGAGACGCTCTCCAAACACTCCCAG aACAACGGATCCCTGGGCTGGTGTCAGAGCCATAAACAGTGTGCCAAG TGCCTGGAACCCTGCAAGGCCCCCTGGGACATGAAGCGACACCGGTGCCGCGAGCTCTGTGAG CGCTCATTCCCCAGGAAGCACTGGGAGTGCCTGACTAGTTGCGACTTCCTGTGCTCGTTAGAGGCCACCAAGCAGGGTGACTGCCCCGCCCCGGAGAGAGCCAGTGGCTTTGCAGCGGCGTGCGTAGAAGGGTGCGAGGAGGACGCAGAGTGCCCCGCCCAGAAGAAGTGCTGCCCGAACGGTTGTGGTCACACCTGCCAGCTGCCCAAGAACCAATACAAAG GAGCCCCTATGAAGCCCAGAAAGGAGATGGGTTTTGAGGAGCTGAGTTCTGGGAAGATGGCGGTGCATTGGTCCTCCCGATTCAACGTGTCGGCCGAGCCGGTCGTCTACGTTCTCCAGAGGAGGTGGAACTATGGGATCCAACCCAGCGAGGATGCCGCCACACAGTGGGACGTGGTCGCACAG ACCACGGAGGTGAGAGCACAGCTGGCTGATGTCCGCGCCGGTCGGTGGTACCAGTTCAGGGTCGCGGCGGTGAACGTCCATGGGACCCGGGGTTTCACCACACCCAGTCGCCACATTCACACCAGGAGAG ACCCCTCCTGCCCACCTGCGCCGTCTGACCTGAGGGTTTCCAACATGACCTTTGACCCTGCGGGCGGAGCGGTGTCAGTGCGGCTGGGCTGGTCCATCCCATCGGACCTGGATGTTCCTGTGCATCACTACAAGGTGTCCTGGTTCAGGGTCACGGGCAGCTCAGGGGCCACAGTGCGACCTAAGACCAAGAGCAGGAAGATGGTCAATGGG GGGCAGAGCTATGTGGACCTCGACGGTCTGCGGGCAAACCAGAGCTACACCCTGGAGATACAGGCCGTATCGTACTGGGGACAGGCGCCGCTGAAGAGTCCCAAGGCCGCCCTGATGTTTTCCACACAGCCGC GTGAGGATCGTGTGACTGGTACCCACCCAGTCCCCTCCCCCGAGGGCCCCATCCCTGACCTCCTGGACGTGGGCACGCCGTTCTACCAGGACCGCCAACTGCAGGTCCGGGTGTACTGGCAGAGAAGCACCG ATCCTGCTGTGATTCGGTACCGGGTCCAGTGGGTTCCAGAGTACTGTGGACACAATCAGACCAAAGGAGTGGACAAGATCATCACTCAG GAGGGCTTTGCCAGCCTCCCCGGTCTGCTGTTCTCCTGTAAGTACAGGGTGAACCTCCAGCCACTGGGCACCAGGGGGCGGTTCCCGGCAGAAACCACCTTCTTCTTCACCCCCTCCTGTGCCACCATCAGAGCCAAGAGTCCCAAACACATCACATGTCCCGGTCAAGAAG GCACTCCTCCGCCTCCCCCGAAGGTGCTGGCCAGAGTGGAGAACCTGAGCGCCTCCTTTGCGGTCCACAAGGGAAACGTCACAGCTGTGTTCACGTGGGACGTGTCCACGCCACGCCCAGCCCAGCAGCTCCAAGGCTTCCAGGTCACATGGGCAGAAGTGACCTCTGCCGGTCGCCATAGTAAACTTCCCAACAGCCTCATCTCACAGTCTCAGATACTGCCACCT GAGCGTAATGTCCTGGTTGTGTCGGGTCTGGGGCCAGCCACCCTCTACCGACTAGATGTCCAGGGGATTGGACCAGGAGGAGAGGGTCCTGCCGTCACCAAGACCTTCACCACGCCAAATGCCTCGCCAGTCCATCTGCGTC GACCCAGACTGAGGAAGCATCATTCGCACCAACCGATTATAGAGAGGCATGGAGAGAGCAGCTAA
- the anos1a gene encoding anosmin-1a isoform X3, which translates to MLLSRTRGVWKSFCLFSVFWSVFLSANGKTKKTDETASMNALHRGRCAARCLSLQSVETLSKHSQVECLEPCKAPWDMKRHRCRELCERSFPRKHWECLTSCDFLCSLEATKQGDCPAPERASGFAAACVEGCEEDAECPAQKKCCPNGCGHTCQLPKNQYKGAPMKPRKEMGFEELSSGKMAVHWSSRFNVSAEPVVYVLQRRWNYGIQPSEDAATQWDVVAQTTEVRAQLADVRAGRWYQFRVAAVNVHGTRGFTTPSRHIHTRRDPSCPPAPSDLRVSNMTFDPAGGAVSVRLGWSIPSDLDVPVHHYKVSWFRVTGSSGATVRPKTKSRKMVNGGQSYVDLDGLRANQSYTLEIQAVSYWGQAPLKSPKAALMFSTQPREDRVTGTHPVPSPEGPIPDLLDVGTPFYQDRQLQVRVYWQRSTDPAVIRYRVQWVPEYCGHNQTKGVDKIITQEGFASLPGLLFSCKYRVNLQPLGTRGRFPAETTFFFTPSCATIRAKSPKHITCPGQEGTPPPPPKVLARVENLSASFAVHKGNVTAVFTWDVSTPRPAQQLQGFQVTWAEVTSAGRHSKLPNSLISQSQILPPERNVLVVSGLGPATLYRLDVQGIGPGGEGPAVTKTFTTPNASPVHLRRPRLRKHHSHQPIIERHGESS; encoded by the exons ATGTTGTTATCCAGAACTCGTGGTGTATGGAagagtttttgtttgtttagtgtTTTCTGGAGTGTGTTCTTGAGTGCCAATGGGAAGACGAAAAAGACAGATGAGACCGCGTCGATGAACGCTCTCCACCGAGGAAGATGCGCGGCTAGGTGCCTCAGCCTGCAAAGCGTAGAGACGCTCTCCAAACACTCCCAGGTAGAG TGCCTGGAACCCTGCAAGGCCCCCTGGGACATGAAGCGACACCGGTGCCGCGAGCTCTGTGAG CGCTCATTCCCCAGGAAGCACTGGGAGTGCCTGACTAGTTGCGACTTCCTGTGCTCGTTAGAGGCCACCAAGCAGGGTGACTGCCCCGCCCCGGAGAGAGCCAGTGGCTTTGCAGCGGCGTGCGTAGAAGGGTGCGAGGAGGACGCAGAGTGCCCCGCCCAGAAGAAGTGCTGCCCGAACGGTTGTGGTCACACCTGCCAGCTGCCCAAGAACCAATACAAAG GAGCCCCTATGAAGCCCAGAAAGGAGATGGGTTTTGAGGAGCTGAGTTCTGGGAAGATGGCGGTGCATTGGTCCTCCCGATTCAACGTGTCGGCCGAGCCGGTCGTCTACGTTCTCCAGAGGAGGTGGAACTATGGGATCCAACCCAGCGAGGATGCCGCCACACAGTGGGACGTGGTCGCACAG ACCACGGAGGTGAGAGCACAGCTGGCTGATGTCCGCGCCGGTCGGTGGTACCAGTTCAGGGTCGCGGCGGTGAACGTCCATGGGACCCGGGGTTTCACCACACCCAGTCGCCACATTCACACCAGGAGAG ACCCCTCCTGCCCACCTGCGCCGTCTGACCTGAGGGTTTCCAACATGACCTTTGACCCTGCGGGCGGAGCGGTGTCAGTGCGGCTGGGCTGGTCCATCCCATCGGACCTGGATGTTCCTGTGCATCACTACAAGGTGTCCTGGTTCAGGGTCACGGGCAGCTCAGGGGCCACAGTGCGACCTAAGACCAAGAGCAGGAAGATGGTCAATGGG GGGCAGAGCTATGTGGACCTCGACGGTCTGCGGGCAAACCAGAGCTACACCCTGGAGATACAGGCCGTATCGTACTGGGGACAGGCGCCGCTGAAGAGTCCCAAGGCCGCCCTGATGTTTTCCACACAGCCGC GTGAGGATCGTGTGACTGGTACCCACCCAGTCCCCTCCCCCGAGGGCCCCATCCCTGACCTCCTGGACGTGGGCACGCCGTTCTACCAGGACCGCCAACTGCAGGTCCGGGTGTACTGGCAGAGAAGCACCG ATCCTGCTGTGATTCGGTACCGGGTCCAGTGGGTTCCAGAGTACTGTGGACACAATCAGACCAAAGGAGTGGACAAGATCATCACTCAG GAGGGCTTTGCCAGCCTCCCCGGTCTGCTGTTCTCCTGTAAGTACAGGGTGAACCTCCAGCCACTGGGCACCAGGGGGCGGTTCCCGGCAGAAACCACCTTCTTCTTCACCCCCTCCTGTGCCACCATCAGAGCCAAGAGTCCCAAACACATCACATGTCCCGGTCAAGAAG GCACTCCTCCGCCTCCCCCGAAGGTGCTGGCCAGAGTGGAGAACCTGAGCGCCTCCTTTGCGGTCCACAAGGGAAACGTCACAGCTGTGTTCACGTGGGACGTGTCCACGCCACGCCCAGCCCAGCAGCTCCAAGGCTTCCAGGTCACATGGGCAGAAGTGACCTCTGCCGGTCGCCATAGTAAACTTCCCAACAGCCTCATCTCACAGTCTCAGATACTGCCACCT GAGCGTAATGTCCTGGTTGTGTCGGGTCTGGGGCCAGCCACCCTCTACCGACTAGATGTCCAGGGGATTGGACCAGGAGGAGAGGGTCCTGCCGTCACCAAGACCTTCACCACGCCAAATGCCTCGCCAGTCCATCTGCGTC GACCCAGACTGAGGAAGCATCATTCGCACCAACCGATTATAGAGAGGCATGGAGAGAGCAGCTAA
- the anos1a gene encoding anosmin-1a isoform X1, with protein sequence MLLSRTRGVWKSFCLFSVFWSVFLSANGKTKKTDETASMNALHRGRCAARCLSLQSVETLSKHSQVENNGSLGWCQSHKQCAKCLEPCKAPWDMKRHRCRELCERSFPRKHWECLTSCDFLCSLEATKQGDCPAPERASGFAAACVEGCEEDAECPAQKKCCPNGCGHTCQLPKNQYKGAPMKPRKEMGFEELSSGKMAVHWSSRFNVSAEPVVYVLQRRWNYGIQPSEDAATQWDVVAQTTEVRAQLADVRAGRWYQFRVAAVNVHGTRGFTTPSRHIHTRRDPSCPPAPSDLRVSNMTFDPAGGAVSVRLGWSIPSDLDVPVHHYKVSWFRVTGSSGATVRPKTKSRKMVNGGQSYVDLDGLRANQSYTLEIQAVSYWGQAPLKSPKAALMFSTQPREDRVTGTHPVPSPEGPIPDLLDVGTPFYQDRQLQVRVYWQRSTDPAVIRYRVQWVPEYCGHNQTKGVDKIITQEGFASLPGLLFSCKYRVNLQPLGTRGRFPAETTFFFTPSCATIRAKSPKHITCPGQEGTPPPPPKVLARVENLSASFAVHKGNVTAVFTWDVSTPRPAQQLQGFQVTWAEVTSAGRHSKLPNSLISQSQILPPERNVLVVSGLGPATLYRLDVQGIGPGGEGPAVTKTFTTPNASPVHLRRPRLRKHHSHQPIIERHGESS encoded by the exons ATGTTGTTATCCAGAACTCGTGGTGTATGGAagagtttttgtttgtttagtgtTTTCTGGAGTGTGTTCTTGAGTGCCAATGGGAAGACGAAAAAGACAGATGAGACCGCGTCGATGAACGCTCTCCACCGAGGAAGATGCGCGGCTAGGTGCCTCAGCCTGCAAAGCGTAGAGACGCTCTCCAAACACTCCCAGGTAGAG aACAACGGATCCCTGGGCTGGTGTCAGAGCCATAAACAGTGTGCCAAG TGCCTGGAACCCTGCAAGGCCCCCTGGGACATGAAGCGACACCGGTGCCGCGAGCTCTGTGAG CGCTCATTCCCCAGGAAGCACTGGGAGTGCCTGACTAGTTGCGACTTCCTGTGCTCGTTAGAGGCCACCAAGCAGGGTGACTGCCCCGCCCCGGAGAGAGCCAGTGGCTTTGCAGCGGCGTGCGTAGAAGGGTGCGAGGAGGACGCAGAGTGCCCCGCCCAGAAGAAGTGCTGCCCGAACGGTTGTGGTCACACCTGCCAGCTGCCCAAGAACCAATACAAAG GAGCCCCTATGAAGCCCAGAAAGGAGATGGGTTTTGAGGAGCTGAGTTCTGGGAAGATGGCGGTGCATTGGTCCTCCCGATTCAACGTGTCGGCCGAGCCGGTCGTCTACGTTCTCCAGAGGAGGTGGAACTATGGGATCCAACCCAGCGAGGATGCCGCCACACAGTGGGACGTGGTCGCACAG ACCACGGAGGTGAGAGCACAGCTGGCTGATGTCCGCGCCGGTCGGTGGTACCAGTTCAGGGTCGCGGCGGTGAACGTCCATGGGACCCGGGGTTTCACCACACCCAGTCGCCACATTCACACCAGGAGAG ACCCCTCCTGCCCACCTGCGCCGTCTGACCTGAGGGTTTCCAACATGACCTTTGACCCTGCGGGCGGAGCGGTGTCAGTGCGGCTGGGCTGGTCCATCCCATCGGACCTGGATGTTCCTGTGCATCACTACAAGGTGTCCTGGTTCAGGGTCACGGGCAGCTCAGGGGCCACAGTGCGACCTAAGACCAAGAGCAGGAAGATGGTCAATGGG GGGCAGAGCTATGTGGACCTCGACGGTCTGCGGGCAAACCAGAGCTACACCCTGGAGATACAGGCCGTATCGTACTGGGGACAGGCGCCGCTGAAGAGTCCCAAGGCCGCCCTGATGTTTTCCACACAGCCGC GTGAGGATCGTGTGACTGGTACCCACCCAGTCCCCTCCCCCGAGGGCCCCATCCCTGACCTCCTGGACGTGGGCACGCCGTTCTACCAGGACCGCCAACTGCAGGTCCGGGTGTACTGGCAGAGAAGCACCG ATCCTGCTGTGATTCGGTACCGGGTCCAGTGGGTTCCAGAGTACTGTGGACACAATCAGACCAAAGGAGTGGACAAGATCATCACTCAG GAGGGCTTTGCCAGCCTCCCCGGTCTGCTGTTCTCCTGTAAGTACAGGGTGAACCTCCAGCCACTGGGCACCAGGGGGCGGTTCCCGGCAGAAACCACCTTCTTCTTCACCCCCTCCTGTGCCACCATCAGAGCCAAGAGTCCCAAACACATCACATGTCCCGGTCAAGAAG GCACTCCTCCGCCTCCCCCGAAGGTGCTGGCCAGAGTGGAGAACCTGAGCGCCTCCTTTGCGGTCCACAAGGGAAACGTCACAGCTGTGTTCACGTGGGACGTGTCCACGCCACGCCCAGCCCAGCAGCTCCAAGGCTTCCAGGTCACATGGGCAGAAGTGACCTCTGCCGGTCGCCATAGTAAACTTCCCAACAGCCTCATCTCACAGTCTCAGATACTGCCACCT GAGCGTAATGTCCTGGTTGTGTCGGGTCTGGGGCCAGCCACCCTCTACCGACTAGATGTCCAGGGGATTGGACCAGGAGGAGAGGGTCCTGCCGTCACCAAGACCTTCACCACGCCAAATGCCTCGCCAGTCCATCTGCGTC GACCCAGACTGAGGAAGCATCATTCGCACCAACCGATTATAGAGAGGCATGGAGAGAGCAGCTAA